A single Haloglycomyces albus DSM 45210 DNA region contains:
- the dnaG gene encoding DNA primase, with amino-acid sequence MGIRTVRRGEVAGRIRQADIQRVREQIDIADVISERVTLRNAGGGNQMGLCPFHDERSPSFNVTPARGVYHCFGCGVGGDAITFLMEADGLSFAEAVERLAAKAGFQVTYEDDAGRRSSPRHKPGQRQRLLDINSTATEFFQQHLTAPDASIAREFLTGRGFGKDAAEHFGCGFAPDSWDALTKHLRAKGFSADDITAAGLAKPARTGNLIDRFRQRLIWPIRDTSGATIGFGGRKLSDDDPGPKYLNTPETPLYKKSQVLYGIDLARKHIAHSGRVAIVEGYTDVMAAHLAGVPVAVATCGTAFGSEHIRLLRRFLFDSDSYTGEIIFTFDGDEAGMRAARKAFQGDQQFIANTFVAITPDGMDPCELRQNKGDQAVHDLIASREALAKFVLDNEIQKHDLDTPEGRTHAQQAVVPILGALKSGVYQNDYVKTIAAAVGADEADLKRAVRNARHGQGARPESSTTRRPTHQTDPVIAQAQREALKLALQNPALAGPYFDEVDSTVYTEGQYRVIREAIARAGGAGSAATAGANWASEVVAACDDMAASALVNELVVEPLFIDSAPDHHYVQRLLAQIQRPVVARDVEEMKQRLKRVNPSNDQEEYMRLFGELVAAEKQLRALRDKASD; translated from the coding sequence ATGGGAATCCGAACGGTCAGGAGGGGAGAAGTGGCAGGACGGATCCGCCAAGCGGACATTCAGCGTGTACGCGAACAAATCGACATCGCCGACGTCATCTCGGAGCGTGTCACCCTGCGCAACGCCGGAGGCGGAAACCAGATGGGGCTGTGCCCCTTCCACGACGAACGCTCCCCGAGTTTCAACGTCACCCCCGCACGCGGGGTCTACCATTGCTTCGGCTGCGGAGTCGGCGGAGACGCCATCACCTTCCTCATGGAAGCCGACGGACTGTCCTTCGCCGAGGCGGTGGAACGCCTCGCCGCCAAAGCCGGATTCCAAGTGACCTACGAAGACGACGCGGGCCGCCGCTCCAGCCCCCGACACAAACCCGGGCAACGACAGCGACTCCTCGACATCAACAGCACCGCCACCGAATTCTTCCAGCAACACCTGACCGCCCCCGACGCCTCCATCGCCCGCGAATTCCTCACCGGCCGCGGATTCGGAAAAGACGCCGCCGAACACTTCGGCTGCGGCTTCGCCCCCGACAGCTGGGACGCACTCACCAAACACCTACGCGCCAAAGGATTCAGCGCCGACGACATCACCGCCGCCGGACTCGCCAAACCCGCCCGCACCGGAAACCTGATCGACCGGTTCCGACAACGCCTCATCTGGCCGATCCGCGACACCTCCGGAGCCACCATCGGCTTCGGAGGCCGCAAACTCAGCGACGACGACCCGGGCCCCAAATACCTCAACACGCCCGAGACACCGCTGTACAAGAAATCCCAGGTCCTCTACGGTATCGACCTGGCGCGCAAACACATCGCCCACAGCGGTCGAGTCGCCATCGTGGAAGGCTATACCGACGTCATGGCCGCACACCTCGCCGGGGTCCCCGTCGCCGTCGCCACCTGCGGCACCGCCTTCGGCAGCGAACACATTCGCCTGCTGCGGCGGTTCCTCTTCGACTCCGACTCCTACACCGGCGAAATCATCTTCACCTTCGACGGCGACGAGGCGGGAATGCGCGCCGCGCGAAAGGCCTTCCAAGGCGATCAACAATTCATCGCCAACACCTTCGTCGCCATCACTCCCGACGGCATGGACCCCTGTGAACTCCGCCAAAACAAAGGAGACCAGGCCGTCCACGACCTCATCGCCTCACGCGAAGCGCTCGCCAAATTCGTGCTCGACAACGAGATCCAAAAACACGACCTCGACACCCCGGAAGGCCGCACCCACGCACAACAAGCGGTCGTACCGATCCTCGGAGCCCTCAAATCGGGCGTCTACCAAAACGACTACGTCAAAACCATCGCCGCCGCCGTCGGCGCCGACGAAGCAGACCTGAAACGCGCCGTACGCAACGCACGCCACGGCCAGGGCGCTCGCCCGGAATCGTCGACGACCCGTCGCCCCACCCACCAGACCGATCCCGTGATCGCTCAGGCGCAACGTGAGGCGTTGAAACTGGCGCTACAGAACCCCGCGCTCGCCGGTCCGTACTTCGACGAGGTGGACTCCACCGTCTACACCGAGGGCCAGTACCGTGTCATCCGCGAGGCCATCGCACGGGCCGGGGGAGCGGGTTCGGCTGCGACGGCCGGGGCGAACTGGGCAAGTGAGGTCGTGGCCGCCTGCGACGACATGGCGGCGAGCGCGTTGGTCAATGAACTGGTCGTTGAGCCGTTGTTCATCGACTCCGCACCCGATCATCACTACGTGCAACGTTTGTTGGCGCAGATCCAGCGTCCCGTGGTGGCACGGGACGTGGAGGAGATGAAGCAGCGGTTGAAACGGGTGAACCCCTCCAACGATCAAGAGGAGTACATGCGTCTGTTCGGAGAGCTGGTGGCGGCCGAAAAGCAGCTGCGGGCCCTGCGCGACAAGGCGAGTGATTGA
- a CDS encoding glycine--tRNA ligase, translating to MAKDRNDAIISLAKRRGFVFPSSEIYGGTRSAWDYGPLGVELKDNLREHWWASMVRQRDDVVGLDSAIILNPQVWEASGHVEQFTDPLTECQSCHKRFRADHLLENYEAKHSRPPENGLADIACPHCGARQSFSEPRNFNGLMRTSLGAVEGAGSEHFLRPETAQGIFVNFSNVMTSARKKPPFGIAQVGKSFRNEITPGNFIFRTREFEQMEMEYFVEPGSDEEWHEYWLEARWNWYIDLGLSPENLRRHEHAKEDLSHYSKRTVDIEYRFGFGGKEFDELEGVANRTDYDLSTHAAHSGQDLSYFDQAKGERWTPYVIEPASGLTRMVLAFLIEAYDVDEAPNAKGGVDKRTVMRFDPRLAPVKAAVLPLSRNEKLSPKAKDLATQLRRRWNVEFDDAGAIGRRYRRADEVGTPFCVTVDFDTLDDQAVTIRDRDTMKQERVSLDQVERFLAERLH from the coding sequence ATGGCCAAAGACCGAAATGACGCCATCATCAGCCTCGCCAAGCGGCGTGGTTTCGTCTTCCCTTCCTCGGAGATTTACGGAGGGACCCGGTCAGCCTGGGATTACGGTCCGCTCGGTGTTGAGCTGAAGGACAACCTTCGCGAGCACTGGTGGGCCTCGATGGTGCGGCAACGCGACGACGTCGTGGGTCTCGACTCGGCCATCATTCTCAACCCCCAGGTGTGGGAGGCGTCCGGCCACGTCGAACAGTTCACCGACCCTCTCACCGAATGCCAGTCCTGCCACAAGCGTTTCCGCGCCGACCACCTTCTGGAGAACTACGAGGCCAAGCACAGCCGTCCTCCGGAAAACGGGCTCGCCGACATTGCCTGCCCGCACTGTGGTGCGCGGCAATCGTTCTCCGAGCCACGCAACTTCAATGGATTGATGCGCACCAGCCTGGGTGCGGTCGAGGGTGCGGGCAGCGAGCACTTCCTGCGCCCGGAGACCGCACAGGGGATCTTCGTGAACTTCTCCAACGTGATGACCTCCGCGCGTAAGAAACCCCCCTTCGGTATCGCTCAGGTGGGTAAGTCGTTCCGAAACGAGATCACCCCCGGGAACTTCATTTTCCGTACGCGGGAATTCGAACAGATGGAGATGGAGTACTTCGTCGAGCCCGGCAGTGACGAGGAATGGCACGAATACTGGCTGGAGGCCCGCTGGAACTGGTACATCGACCTTGGACTCTCACCGGAGAACCTGCGTCGGCACGAGCACGCCAAGGAAGACCTCAGCCACTATTCGAAGCGCACCGTCGACATCGAGTATCGCTTCGGCTTCGGGGGCAAGGAGTTCGACGAACTGGAGGGTGTGGCGAACCGGACCGACTATGATCTGTCCACTCACGCCGCGCATTCGGGTCAAGACCTGTCCTACTTCGATCAGGCCAAGGGCGAGCGTTGGACACCGTACGTCATCGAACCGGCGTCCGGTTTGACCCGCATGGTTCTCGCCTTCCTGATTGAGGCCTATGACGTCGATGAGGCCCCCAATGCCAAGGGCGGAGTGGACAAGCGCACGGTCATGCGTTTCGACCCGCGTCTGGCCCCGGTGAAGGCCGCCGTGCTTCCGTTGAGCCGCAATGAGAAGCTATCGCCGAAGGCCAAGGACTTGGCCACTCAGCTCCGGCGTCGGTGGAACGTCGAATTCGACGACGCGGGCGCGATCGGCCGCCGCTACCGGCGTGCCGATGAGGTGGGTACGCCGTTCTGCGTCACCGTCGACTTCGATACCCTTGACGACCAGGCGGTCACCATTCGTGACCGGGACACCATGAAGCAGGAACGTGTGTCGCTGGACCAGGTGGAGCGTTTCCTGGCCGAGCGTCTGCATTAA
- the dusB gene encoding tRNA dihydrouridine synthase DusB, with protein MESPVDEHAPTLPSELDALRLGDHTLPVPVVLAPMAGITNLPFRQLCREQGAGVFVCEMITTTALVERNPKTMRLVEFEKDEKPRSLQLYGVDPESMRRAAAMVVEEDLADHIDLNFGCPVPKVTRRGGGSALPWKRRLFGDVVSAAVAEAQPAGVPVTVKMRKGIDDDHLTYLDAGRIAEDAGAAWVALHGRTAAERYSGHADWDAIRRLKEHVSLPVLGNGDIWEADDALRMVTETGCDGVVVGRGCLGRPWLFSDLEAAFRGRPDRHLPDLGQVSRLMARHARLLVDWFEQAESYEARRNISAEKHGCTEFRKHVSWYLKGFPVGSQLRRSLAMISTLEELDELLVELDDTAPFPREILGKPRGRTNSPGKVSLPDGWLDDQDDRSVPVGAEIDSSGG; from the coding sequence ATTGAATCGCCCGTGGACGAACACGCTCCCACCCTGCCGAGTGAACTCGATGCGCTTCGCCTCGGCGATCACACGCTGCCGGTTCCGGTCGTCCTGGCGCCGATGGCCGGCATCACCAATCTGCCGTTTCGGCAACTCTGCCGCGAGCAGGGCGCGGGGGTCTTCGTGTGCGAAATGATCACCACCACCGCTTTGGTGGAACGCAACCCCAAGACGATGCGGTTGGTGGAGTTCGAAAAGGATGAGAAGCCGCGCTCGCTGCAGTTGTACGGTGTCGATCCCGAGAGCATGCGTCGGGCCGCCGCCATGGTCGTCGAGGAAGACCTGGCCGATCATATCGATTTGAACTTCGGGTGCCCGGTCCCCAAGGTGACACGACGCGGCGGTGGATCGGCATTGCCCTGGAAACGGCGATTGTTCGGCGACGTGGTGTCGGCGGCCGTAGCCGAGGCCCAACCGGCGGGAGTACCGGTGACGGTCAAAATGCGCAAGGGCATCGACGACGACCACCTTACCTACCTCGACGCCGGACGGATCGCCGAGGACGCCGGAGCGGCCTGGGTCGCCCTACACGGGCGCACCGCCGCCGAACGCTACTCCGGCCACGCCGACTGGGACGCCATCCGGCGTCTCAAAGAACACGTCTCCCTACCCGTCCTCGGCAACGGCGACATCTGGGAGGCCGACGACGCGCTCCGCATGGTCACCGAGACCGGCTGCGACGGTGTCGTCGTGGGACGCGGCTGCCTGGGACGACCGTGGCTCTTTTCCGACTTGGAAGCCGCTTTCCGAGGCCGACCCGATCGTCATCTCCCCGACCTGGGGCAGGTGTCACGACTGATGGCCCGCCACGCGCGCCTCTTGGTGGACTGGTTCGAACAGGCCGAGTCGTACGAAGCGCGCCGCAACATATCCGCCGAAAAGCACGGCTGCACCGAGTTCCGCAAACACGTCTCCTGGTACCTGAAGGGCTTCCCGGTGGGGTCCCAGCTGCGACGCTCCTTGGCGATGATCTCCACCTTGGAAGAGCTGGACGAGCTACTGGTAGAGCTGGACGACACCGCGCCGTTCCCCCGCGAGATACTCGGTAAACCGCGTGGGCGCACCAACAGCCCCGGCAAGGTCAGTCTCCCCGACGGCTGGCTCGACGACCAGGATGATCGCAGCGTTCCAGTTGGCGCGGAAATCGATTCCTCCGGTGGTTGA
- a CDS encoding metal ABC transporter substrate-binding protein — MRKRIILSASALGMATTALTACGDDTGSAAGDGALDVVAGFYPLAFAAEQVGGDHVEVADLAPEGVEPHDMEIEMEAMTEVVDSDLVVYLPDYIPALDDAVAEHAADKSLDVADNADVLAYEAEIVDEHEHDDDDDHGGDDDGHDHDHGDIDPHLWLDPTRYAAMGHDIADRLAELDPDNAEDYESNAADFESELTRLDEEYTSALSELDNRDMVVSHAAFGYLADRYDLHQIAISGLSPDQEPTSQRIAEISDFMRDNDIDTIFFESTASSDVADTIARETGATTDVLSPIEVTVDENDDYFSLMRDNLTALESALK; from the coding sequence ATGCGAAAGAGAATCATCCTATCGGCCTCCGCACTGGGTATGGCCACAACCGCTCTCACCGCCTGCGGTGACGACACCGGATCGGCGGCCGGCGACGGCGCTCTCGACGTCGTAGCGGGCTTCTATCCGCTCGCCTTTGCCGCCGAGCAGGTCGGCGGGGACCACGTCGAGGTGGCCGACCTGGCTCCCGAAGGTGTGGAGCCCCACGACATGGAGATCGAAATGGAAGCCATGACGGAGGTGGTGGACTCGGATCTCGTGGTCTATCTCCCCGACTACATTCCGGCGCTCGACGACGCCGTGGCCGAACACGCCGCCGACAAGTCCCTGGACGTCGCCGACAACGCCGACGTTCTGGCTTACGAAGCCGAAATCGTGGACGAGCACGAGCACGATGATGATGACGACCATGGCGGCGACGATGACGGTCACGACCACGACCACGGTGACATCGACCCCCATCTGTGGCTTGATCCCACCCGTTACGCGGCCATGGGCCACGACATCGCCGATCGTCTGGCCGAGTTGGACCCGGACAATGCCGAGGACTACGAGTCCAATGCCGCCGATTTCGAGTCCGAGCTGACCCGATTGGACGAGGAGTACACTTCGGCTCTGTCGGAACTGGACAACCGGGACATGGTCGTTTCGCATGCCGCCTTCGGATACCTCGCCGATCGCTACGATCTACATCAAATCGCGATCTCCGGCCTCAGCCCCGATCAGGAGCCCACCTCGCAGCGCATAGCCGAAATCTCCGATTTCATGCGCGACAACGATATCGATACCATCTTCTTCGAAAGCACCGCCTCTTCGGACGTCGCCGACACCATTGCCCGTGAAACCGGCGCCACCACCGATGTGCTCAGCCCCATCGAAGTCACCGTGGATGAGAACGACGACTACTTCAGTCTCATGCGCGACAATCTCACAGCGTTGGAATCGGCGCTGAAGTAA
- a CDS encoding ABC transporter permease, translating into MTQLAQPTPTDKATLSYPAGAWRASYLHFVNYRRSWTGSIFSALVMPILYMIGIGLGVGQYVDSSSLGGMEYAEFIAPGIVGMVAVTLASSDFIYPVYGGYRDWGSQYLSQRVSPLRPVDILNGHLLYGILFRATVSCTFVFLVLTLFGVFTSYGAVLLVPIAMIVSFACAPWIFTWCSAIDNETMLNVVFRFAVMPITLFSGVFFPISQMPLFLQPLGWASPLWHGVELGRTTAHTGIESTLHPALHVLYLLALGTAGWFAARRIVTKRLNF; encoded by the coding sequence ATGACTCAACTGGCCCAACCAACCCCTACCGACAAAGCGACACTCAGCTACCCGGCCGGTGCTTGGCGAGCGTCGTACCTGCACTTCGTCAACTACCGCCGCTCTTGGACCGGATCGATCTTTTCGGCCCTGGTCATGCCGATTCTGTACATGATCGGTATCGGACTCGGCGTCGGTCAATACGTGGATTCATCCTCCCTGGGAGGAATGGAATACGCCGAATTCATCGCCCCGGGCATCGTGGGAATGGTCGCTGTCACCCTCGCCAGCAGCGACTTCATCTACCCCGTCTACGGCGGATACCGCGACTGGGGCAGCCAATACCTCAGCCAACGCGTCAGCCCGCTGCGTCCGGTCGACATTCTCAACGGGCACCTGCTGTACGGAATCCTGTTTCGAGCCACCGTCTCCTGCACCTTCGTTTTCCTCGTGCTCACGTTGTTCGGCGTCTTCACCTCCTACGGAGCCGTACTACTCGTGCCCATCGCCATGATCGTCTCCTTCGCCTGCGCGCCCTGGATCTTCACCTGGTGCTCGGCGATCGACAACGAAACGATGCTCAACGTCGTGTTCCGTTTCGCCGTCATGCCCATCACCCTGTTCTCCGGAGTCTTCTTCCCCATCTCCCAGATGCCGCTGTTCCTGCAACCGCTCGGCTGGGCCTCACCCCTCTGGCACGGAGTCGAACTGGGCCGCACCACCGCCCATACCGGCATCGAATCCACCCTCCACCCCGCACTCCACGTCCTCTACCTGCTCGCATTGGGGACCGCCGGCTGGTTCGCCGCCCGTCGCATCGTGACCAAACGACTGAACTTCTAG
- a CDS encoding metal ABC transporter permease gives MSITAMLDYEFMRNALFSALIVGLCAPTVGVFLVQRRLALLGDGLGHVAITGVAVGLITSVTPLWTTLAATILAAIVIELLRTYSKTSGDVALAMMFYGGIAGGVFLTSVAEDKGLANLQSFLFGSLLTTSSDDVLFIAVGGGLVVILMSLLLPWLAAISIDETHARAAGIPTIALNMVLLATAAVVVSVSMRVVGLLLVSALLVIPVVTASQIGRSFRSTYLIAMVGGSLVAGSGVLLAGRLDVPPGATIVLLAIAVFVAVTVVATLGRAIMRRRSAGTGLDAADAISLTSAK, from the coding sequence ATGAGCATTACCGCCATGCTCGACTACGAATTCATGCGCAACGCCCTGTTCAGCGCATTGATCGTGGGTCTGTGCGCTCCCACGGTGGGGGTGTTCCTCGTGCAACGCAGGCTGGCCCTTCTGGGGGACGGGCTTGGGCACGTGGCCATCACCGGAGTGGCCGTCGGGCTCATCACCTCGGTAACGCCCTTGTGGACCACTTTGGCAGCAACCATATTGGCCGCCATCGTCATCGAGCTGCTACGTACGTACTCTAAAACGTCCGGTGACGTTGCCCTGGCGATGATGTTTTACGGCGGTATCGCCGGCGGCGTTTTCCTGACTTCGGTGGCGGAGGACAAAGGTCTGGCTAACCTGCAGAGCTTCCTGTTCGGTTCACTGTTGACGACCAGTAGCGACGACGTTCTGTTCATCGCCGTAGGCGGGGGACTGGTCGTGATTCTCATGAGCCTGCTCCTGCCGTGGTTGGCGGCGATCAGTATCGACGAAACCCACGCGCGGGCGGCGGGAATACCGACTATTGCGCTCAACATGGTTCTGCTCGCTACGGCGGCCGTAGTGGTGTCGGTGTCGATGCGTGTGGTGGGACTGCTGTTGGTTTCGGCGCTGTTGGTGATTCCGGTCGTGACCGCTTCTCAGATTGGACGTTCGTTCCGTTCCACGTACCTGATCGCGATGGTGGGTGGCTCCTTGGTGGCGGGAAGCGGAGTTCTGCTCGCCGGTCGCCTCGACGTACCCCCCGGAGCGACGATCGTCTTGCTGGCCATCGCCGTGTTCGTTGCGGTCACCGTCGTCGCCACACTCGGTCGGGCGATCATGCGGCGACGCAGTGCTGGAACTGGCCTTGACGCTGCGGACGCGATATCGTTGACCAGTGCCAAGTGA
- a CDS encoding ABC transporter permease, translating to MTLLTHHTLRSRWQRPAAMLNRNLFAYRRQWILVASGGIEALLFLFAFGFGVGSLVGTFTLPSGREVEYTAYVAPAILANAAMMGVLLETSINVFAKTKWMKIYDGILNTPLRPWDIALGEVAWAMVRGSIYIVMFVAAMGAFGLLNNVWAILAIPACLFISLAFSGIGLTLATLFRDWTDFDWLIAVVYTMFLFGGTFIPVETYPEAVKPIVYLMPLYHGIEMVRSISLATVGPMILVHIGYLILLAVGGIWIAQKRLAKTLYD from the coding sequence ATGACACTACTGACCCATCACACACTCCGCAGCCGCTGGCAACGCCCCGCGGCCATGCTCAACCGCAACCTCTTCGCCTACCGTCGCCAATGGATCCTCGTCGCCTCCGGCGGAATCGAAGCACTCCTGTTCCTCTTCGCCTTCGGATTCGGCGTCGGCTCCCTCGTCGGCACCTTCACCCTCCCCAGCGGACGCGAAGTGGAATACACCGCCTACGTCGCCCCCGCCATCCTGGCCAACGCCGCCATGATGGGCGTACTACTGGAAACCTCCATCAACGTCTTCGCCAAAACCAAATGGATGAAGATCTACGACGGGATCCTCAACACCCCACTACGCCCCTGGGACATCGCCCTCGGAGAAGTCGCCTGGGCCATGGTGCGCGGCTCCATCTACATCGTCATGTTCGTTGCCGCCATGGGCGCCTTCGGACTACTCAACAACGTCTGGGCCATCCTCGCCATACCGGCGTGCCTGTTCATCTCACTGGCCTTCTCCGGCATCGGACTGACTCTGGCCACCCTGTTCCGCGACTGGACCGACTTCGACTGGCTCATCGCCGTCGTCTACACCATGTTCCTCTTCGGCGGAACCTTCATACCCGTCGAAACCTACCCCGAAGCCGTGAAACCCATCGTCTACCTCATGCCGCTCTACCACGGCATTGAAATGGTCCGATCCATCAGCCTCGCCACCGTCGGCCCCATGATCCTGGTGCACATCGGCTACCTCATACTCCTCGCCGTCGGCGGAATCTGGATAGCACAGAAACGCCTCGCCAAAACCCTCTACGACTAA
- a CDS encoding metalloregulator ArsR/SmtB family transcription factor gives MDEYPVSGARHPDDNASFEAAAELLRSISAPLRIAIVMELAGSPRYVHELVDALHVSQPLVSQHLRILRAAGVVHGTRTGREISYSLVDDHIAHIVTDAVHHAQEGHH, from the coding sequence ATGGACGAGTACCCCGTATCCGGTGCTCGACATCCGGACGACAACGCGAGTTTCGAAGCCGCCGCGGAACTGCTACGGTCCATATCCGCGCCCTTGCGGATCGCCATCGTCATGGAGTTGGCCGGCAGTCCTCGGTATGTGCACGAACTCGTTGACGCACTTCACGTCAGCCAGCCGTTGGTCAGCCAGCACCTGCGGATTCTGCGCGCCGCCGGGGTCGTGCACGGCACGCGAACCGGGCGCGAAATATCCTATAGCTTGGTAGACGACCACATCGCACACATCGTGACCGACGCGGTGCACCACGCACAGGAAGGCCACCACTAA
- a CDS encoding Fur family transcriptional regulator: MPNPQGAKPTSSMTRSTKQRAAVMELLQEEDSFRSAQDLHAILKSRGSKIGLTTVYRTLQALADADIVDVMRLPGGDYLYRRCEATEHHHHLVCRSCGAAVEVSGPTVEKWALRVAEENGFSDVGHTVELHGLCSTCSTTSGGS, translated from the coding sequence ATGCCGAACCCTCAAGGGGCGAAACCAACCAGTTCCATGACCCGTTCCACCAAACAGCGGGCCGCGGTGATGGAACTATTGCAGGAAGAGGACTCCTTCCGTTCGGCACAGGACCTACACGCGATTTTGAAGAGCCGTGGGTCCAAAATCGGCCTGACGACCGTATATCGGACCCTGCAGGCATTGGCGGACGCCGACATCGTCGACGTCATGCGTTTGCCCGGGGGTGACTATCTCTATCGTCGTTGTGAGGCCACCGAGCATCATCACCATTTGGTGTGTCGTTCCTGCGGTGCGGCCGTGGAGGTCTCCGGTCCGACGGTGGAAAAATGGGCCCTGCGTGTGGCGGAGGAGAACGGTTTCAGCGACGTCGGCCATACCGTGGAACTGCATGGTCTGTGTTCCACCTGTTCCACCACCTCGGGTGGTTCATAG
- a CDS encoding ABC transporter ATP-binding protein translates to MAEQLTERDAPAESTVPVLVEANSLTKKYGDFEAVRGIDFHIDRGEAFGFLGANGAGKSTTMRMIGTVSEPTSGSLQVFGHSTSQDGVAIRSRLGVVPQDNNLDSMLSVFENMVVYARYFGIKGKEARRRANDLLDFVQLTGRRDDKVDNLSGGMKRRLCIARGLINEPDLIILDEPTTGLDPQARHLVWERLFQLKQRGVSILLTTHYMDEAEQLCDRLVVMDEGKIIAEGSPRQLIETHVTKEVVELRFGARRTSELVEIAERLDGAGNQIEPLPDRVLVYTDDSAATFTELSARQIEPTSIYDRRATLEDVFLRLTGRQLGADET, encoded by the coding sequence ATGGCTGAACAACTCACCGAACGCGACGCTCCAGCCGAATCCACCGTTCCCGTCCTGGTGGAAGCGAACTCCCTCACCAAGAAATACGGCGATTTCGAAGCGGTCAGAGGGATCGATTTCCACATTGATCGGGGCGAGGCCTTTGGATTCCTCGGAGCCAACGGCGCAGGCAAATCGACCACCATGCGAATGATCGGAACGGTGAGCGAACCGACCTCGGGATCTCTACAGGTATTCGGGCATTCCACCTCGCAGGACGGAGTCGCCATTCGCTCCCGTCTCGGTGTCGTGCCACAGGACAACAACCTGGACAGCATGTTGAGCGTTTTTGAGAACATGGTCGTCTACGCCCGCTACTTCGGCATCAAGGGTAAGGAAGCGCGGCGTCGCGCCAACGATCTCCTGGACTTCGTGCAGCTGACCGGACGTCGTGACGACAAGGTCGACAACCTCTCAGGCGGAATGAAACGGCGTCTGTGCATTGCCCGGGGACTGATCAACGAACCCGACCTGATCATTCTGGACGAACCCACCACCGGGCTCGACCCGCAAGCGCGCCACCTGGTGTGGGAACGCCTTTTCCAACTCAAGCAACGCGGCGTCTCCATCCTGCTGACCACGCACTACATGGACGAGGCCGAACAGCTGTGCGACCGTCTGGTGGTTATGGACGAGGGTAAGATCATCGCCGAAGGCTCACCCCGGCAACTGATCGAAACCCACGTGACCAAAGAGGTCGTGGAACTGCGCTTCGGTGCCCGGCGCACCTCCGAGCTGGTCGAGATCGCCGAACGCCTGGACGGGGCCGGAAATCAAATCGAACCGCTTCCCGACCGGGTATTGGTCTACACCGACGACTCCGCCGCCACCTTCACCGAACTCAGCGCGCGACAGATCGAACCCACCAGCATCTACGATCGCCGGGCGACCCTGGAAGACGTCTTCCTACGTTTGACGGGACGACAGTTGGGCGCGGACGAAACCTAA
- a CDS encoding metal ABC transporter ATP-binding protein, which produces MASHTPTAVTISDAVVSYHRQPVLSDFNLDIHPGESVALTGSNGSGKSTLIKAVLGLTPLSAGRIELFGRRRLNRRVRARIGYVPQRADGQGNIPTTVYETVASGRLNRRPTGFPATRDDRVATWEAIAAVDLNVLARKPMGELSGGQQQRAYIARALAGAPDMLIMDEPTVGVDVETQELLTEVIARKLDEGCTLVLVTHEAGPLQQYLHRTVHLHRGRKAYDGPSESKPGPSGDSQGCLHPDQLGDTDTTGLRGLNDLRPNDSGGVRR; this is translated from the coding sequence ATGGCCTCGCACACGCCCACCGCCGTCACGATCAGCGACGCGGTCGTCTCCTACCATCGTCAACCGGTGCTCAGCGACTTCAACCTCGATATTCACCCGGGTGAATCGGTGGCACTCACCGGCTCCAACGGTTCTGGAAAATCCACTCTCATCAAGGCCGTTCTGGGGCTTACTCCGCTCAGTGCCGGTCGCATCGAGCTGTTTGGACGGCGTCGACTCAACCGACGGGTGCGGGCACGGATCGGGTACGTGCCACAGCGGGCCGACGGGCAGGGAAACATTCCCACCACCGTATATGAAACGGTCGCCTCCGGACGCCTGAACCGACGTCCGACCGGATTCCCCGCCACCCGTGACGATCGAGTGGCGACCTGGGAGGCGATTGCCGCCGTTGATCTGAACGTCCTTGCGCGCAAGCCCATGGGAGAACTGTCCGGTGGGCAGCAGCAGCGCGCCTATATCGCTCGGGCACTGGCCGGAGCTCCCGACATGTTGATCATGGACGAGCCCACCGTGGGAGTGGACGTGGAGACGCAGGAGCTTCTCACCGAGGTCATCGCCCGAAAACTGGACGAGGGCTGCACCTTGGTGCTGGTGACACACGAGGCCGGTCCGCTGCAACAGTATCTACATCGGACCGTTCATCTGCATCGTGGGCGCAAGGCCTATGACGGCCCCAGCGAATCAAAGCCGGGTCCGTCCGGAGATTCACAGGGATGCCTTCACCCCGATCAGCTCGGGGACACCGACACCACCGGCCTGCGTGGCCTTAATGACTTGCGACCCAACGATTCTGGAGGAGTACGCCGATGA